The following coding sequences are from one Leptolyngbya sp. NIES-3755 window:
- a CDS encoding malate dehydrogenase (similar to AA sequence:cyanobase_aa:LBDG_55030), with product MSDLLTPNSSFSLTIRFQVPNRPGMFASVIKAISTLGGSMGQIDLIEQTRDISMRDITVDAASTEHAETIVQAVKDLPHIKVLDVYDRTFTLHRGGKISVVSKIPLRGQADLAMAYTPGVGRICTAIAEDPKRVYELTVKQNMVAIVTDGSAVLGLGNLGAEASMPVMEGKAMLFKEFGGLDAFPICLATQDTDEIVETVKRIAPVFGGVNLEDIAAPRCFEIEARLQRELNIPVFHDDQHGTAIVTLAALTNALKLVKKPMSEIRIVINGAGAAGVAIATLLQKSGATDIIMCDSKGILSVDRTDLNDQKRAFAVEQSGKLADAMNGADVFLGVSAPGVVTPEMVKSMATDPIVFAMANPIPEIQPELVRDNVAVMATGRSDYPNQINNVLAFPGVFRGALDCRASAFTTNMYLQAALAIASLIKTEDLDREHIIPSVFDERVATVVSAAVQRAAREDGVAQR from the coding sequence ATGTCAGACCTTCTAACTCCCAATTCCAGTTTTAGCTTGACGATCCGGTTTCAGGTTCCCAATCGTCCCGGAATGTTCGCAAGTGTCATCAAAGCGATTTCGACGCTTGGGGGCAGTATGGGACAAATTGATCTCATCGAGCAAACCCGCGATATTTCGATGCGAGATATCACGGTTGATGCTGCCAGTACCGAACATGCAGAAACGATCGTGCAAGCGGTGAAAGATTTACCTCATATCAAAGTACTGGATGTGTACGATCGAACATTCACGCTGCATCGCGGTGGCAAAATTAGCGTTGTTAGTAAGATTCCCCTCAGAGGACAGGCAGATCTCGCGATGGCATATACTCCTGGCGTGGGAAGGATTTGTACTGCGATCGCTGAAGATCCAAAACGAGTCTATGAATTGACCGTGAAGCAGAACATGGTGGCGATCGTAACGGATGGGAGCGCGGTTTTAGGATTAGGAAACTTAGGGGCTGAAGCATCCATGCCTGTGATGGAAGGGAAGGCGATGCTGTTTAAAGAATTTGGCGGGCTTGATGCGTTCCCGATTTGTTTAGCGACTCAAGATACAGATGAAATTGTCGAAACGGTGAAGCGAATTGCACCTGTATTTGGAGGGGTGAACTTAGAAGATATTGCGGCTCCTCGCTGTTTTGAAATCGAGGCAAGACTCCAGAGAGAGTTGAATATTCCAGTGTTCCACGATGATCAGCATGGAACTGCGATCGTCACTCTTGCCGCTCTAACGAATGCGCTCAAGCTCGTGAAGAAACCAATGTCAGAGATTCGGATTGTGATTAATGGTGCGGGCGCTGCTGGAGTCGCGATCGCAACTCTATTACAAAAAAGTGGTGCGACTGACATCATCATGTGCGACTCGAAAGGAATTTTGTCTGTCGATCGAACTGATTTGAACGATCAAAAACGCGCTTTTGCAGTGGAACAATCTGGAAAGCTTGCGGATGCGATGAACGGCGCAGATGTGTTCTTGGGGGTGAGTGCGCCTGGAGTGGTCACACCTGAAATGGTGAAATCGATGGCAACTGATCCGATCGTGTTTGCAATGGCAAATCCCATTCCTGAGATTCAGCCTGAATTAGTTCGAGATAATGTTGCAGTGATGGCAACCGGACGAAGCGACTATCCGAATCAAATTAATAATGTGTTGGCGTTTCCGGGTGTGTTCCGGGGTGCATTAGATTGTCGAGCTTCTGCATTTACGACCAATATGTATTTGCAGGCGGCGTTAGCGATCGCATCTTTGATTAAAACAGAAGATCTCGATCGAGAACATATCATCCCATCTGTATTCGATGAACGAGTTGCGACGGTGGTTTCAGCCGCTGTTCAACGTGCTGCGAGAGAAGATGGAGTGGCTCAGAGATAA
- a CDS encoding alpha-amylase (similar to AA sequence:cyanobase_aa:LBDG_04800), with protein MPNVTLHAFNWRYTDIIENLESIRKAGYGAILIPPLLYSDPKGDQWWQRYQPKDYRVLLSHLGGKRDLERLIEACHSGSSRIQVYADLVINHMANEARDDRLNFPGEAELANYKAEPALFEENRLYGDLSEGLFSPWDFNQAGEIEGGEWSDRGAVQYQNLSGLPDLKDSDWVLKQQHLMVQALVEMGFDGFRIDAIKHLTEHMIDSLADTAAFRELFWFGEVLTGSDQDEAIFLDPFLRETWISAYDFPLFQTIREAFSFGGSLRSLSNPESQKNALPWNRAVTFVVNHDIPHNDGFRSWLLDPQDEHLAYAYLLGRDGGVPLIYSDHNESKYSSDRDRWLDVYKRPDLVSMIQFHNAVHGQPMQVVFESDVLLVFRRGDKGIVAINKSSENQWAEFSTWGLKNPGKYRDLIHPHEINLSGNTFSLWVPPRTAQMWLATS; from the coding sequence ATGCCGAATGTAACTCTCCACGCTTTTAACTGGCGCTATACGGATATTATCGAAAACCTGGAATCGATTCGTAAGGCTGGATACGGTGCAATCTTGATTCCGCCACTGCTTTATTCTGATCCAAAAGGCGATCAATGGTGGCAACGCTATCAACCCAAAGACTATCGAGTGTTGTTGTCGCATCTGGGCGGCAAACGCGATCTGGAACGATTGATCGAAGCCTGTCACAGTGGGAGTTCCAGAATTCAAGTGTATGCCGATCTCGTGATCAATCACATGGCAAATGAAGCCAGAGACGATCGCCTTAATTTCCCCGGTGAAGCTGAACTCGCAAACTACAAAGCTGAACCTGCATTATTTGAAGAAAATCGATTGTATGGTGATTTGAGTGAAGGCTTGTTTTCGCCGTGGGACTTCAATCAAGCAGGAGAAATCGAAGGCGGCGAATGGAGCGATCGAGGAGCCGTTCAATACCAAAATCTCTCAGGACTGCCCGACCTCAAAGATTCAGACTGGGTGCTAAAACAACAGCATTTAATGGTGCAAGCTTTAGTCGAAATGGGATTTGATGGATTCCGAATTGACGCGATCAAACATCTAACCGAGCACATGATCGATAGTCTTGCCGATACTGCGGCATTTCGGGAATTGTTCTGGTTTGGCGAAGTTTTGACTGGAAGCGATCAAGACGAAGCAATTTTCCTCGATCCTTTCCTGCGCGAAACTTGGATATCCGCTTACGATTTCCCCTTATTCCAAACGATTCGCGAAGCCTTTAGCTTTGGTGGCTCGCTTCGATCGTTATCCAATCCCGAATCTCAAAAGAATGCGCTTCCCTGGAATCGAGCCGTTACGTTTGTGGTTAATCATGATATTCCGCATAATGACGGCTTTCGATCGTGGTTGCTCGATCCCCAAGACGAACATTTAGCTTATGCGTATCTCTTGGGTCGAGATGGTGGAGTGCCATTGATCTACTCGGATCACAACGAATCAAAATATTCATCCGATCGCGATCGCTGGCTGGATGTCTACAAGCGTCCGGATCTCGTTTCGATGATTCAATTCCACAACGCCGTTCACGGACAACCGATGCAAGTTGTATTTGAGAGTGATGTCTTGCTCGTTTTTCGACGCGGGGACAAAGGAATCGTTGCGATTAACAAAAGTAGTGAAAATCAGTGGGCAGAATTCAGCACATGGGGCTTAAAGAATCCAGGAAAATACCGCGATCTGATTCATCCGCATGAAATCAATTTATCTGGAAACACCTTCTCTCTCTGGGTTCCGCCTCGTACTGCTCAAATGTGGTTAGCCACTTCCTGA
- a CDS encoding hypothetical protein (similar to AA sequence:cyanobase_aa:LBDG_21650), translating to MRHSSLNPKLQQALSCLDLRLEDELTRYRRQRAGLSVAPIVMRPKQPKKSIEQPQSNPDAPPKAISFDLGKPAMPEIDAIDDESAMIPYEPETAGDALFEMANAGEPTPPDDYLESSEHLLRSLEREEAKVEVERGFLHSLSTPLGIGSMLTLLLSSAMLGYVIMNPSILNAIAQRFTQPEVAETPVAEVPTGEISNSPRLDRDEFSDLGLDTFSVVRTQPAPVAVSPSPSPSPTASPAAPTAIVPPIASPSPSPVTSSPVLLPSITVPQTPNPPAAAPRTPQRSQYYRVEIPFTGDQSLAAARQIVPDAFVRSDGKIQLAATATASEAQQKAQDFKNRGLAAAVQKP from the coding sequence ATGCGTCACAGTTCCCTCAATCCCAAACTCCAACAGGCATTAAGCTGTCTCGATTTGCGCTTAGAAGACGAACTGACTCGATACCGACGACAAAGAGCCGGATTGAGCGTTGCCCCGATCGTCATGCGCCCCAAACAGCCGAAGAAATCGATCGAGCAACCCCAATCCAATCCCGATGCTCCCCCAAAAGCGATTTCGTTCGATCTGGGTAAACCTGCCATGCCAGAGATTGATGCGATCGACGATGAAAGCGCCATGATCCCCTATGAGCCAGAAACCGCTGGAGATGCCTTATTTGAAATGGCAAACGCAGGCGAACCGACTCCCCCCGATGACTATCTCGAATCCTCCGAGCATCTTTTGAGAAGCCTTGAGCGCGAAGAAGCGAAAGTCGAAGTCGAACGTGGATTTTTGCACAGTCTATCTACGCCACTCGGAATCGGTTCAATGTTGACGCTCTTACTATCGAGCGCAATGTTGGGCTACGTGATTATGAACCCTTCGATCTTGAATGCAATCGCTCAGAGATTTACTCAGCCTGAAGTCGCAGAAACTCCAGTCGCAGAAGTCCCAACTGGAGAGATTTCTAATTCTCCACGACTCGATCGAGACGAATTCTCTGATCTCGGTTTAGATACCTTCTCGGTCGTCAGAACCCAACCTGCTCCCGTTGCCGTTTCTCCCTCTCCAAGTCCTTCCCCAACCGCCTCACCCGCTGCCCCAACCGCGATCGTCCCTCCGATCGCATCGCCCTCACCTTCCCCAGTTACAAGCTCACCCGTTCTTCTGCCCTCGATTACCGTTCCTCAAACTCCAAATCCTCCCGCTGCTGCACCCCGCACCCCCCAGCGTTCTCAATACTACCGAGTCGAAATCCCCTTCACGGGCGATCAATCCCTTGCTGCCGCCCGTCAAATCGTCCCGGATGCCTTTGTCCGTTCTGATGGCAAAATCCAGCTTGCCGCCACCGCAACAGCATCCGAAGCCCAACAAAAAGCCCAAGACTTCAAAAATCGCGGACTCGCTGCCGCCGTTCAGAAGCCCTAA
- a CDS encoding hypothetical protein (hypothetical protein Tter_0215;~similar to AA sequence:cyanobase_aa:LBDG_35110) has translation MTVQDLRKSDMMAHLIDSLEAGEDIGHYGRLVFAMVARHFLSKEEVLEYLLKDQDCDEAEAKSLYQQVEGKDYNPPKRDRVLAWQQEQEFPICPNPDDPDACNVYRDLEFPQHVYEHISSYYEHKAEAK, from the coding sequence ATGACAGTACAAGACCTGAGAAAAAGTGACATGATGGCGCACCTAATCGACTCTCTCGAAGCGGGTGAGGACATTGGACACTACGGACGTTTAGTATTTGCAATGGTGGCGCGTCATTTCCTATCCAAAGAAGAAGTGCTCGAATATTTGCTCAAAGATCAAGACTGCGACGAAGCAGAAGCAAAATCGCTCTATCAACAAGTCGAAGGCAAAGACTACAATCCCCCCAAGCGCGATCGAGTTCTGGCATGGCAACAAGAGCAAGAGTTCCCGATTTGCCCAAATCCCGATGATCCGGATGCTTGCAATGTGTATCGCGATCTAGAATTTCCACAGCACGTCTACGAACATATTTCGAGCTACTACGAACACAAGGCTGAAGCAAAATAG
- a CDS encoding glyoxalase/bleomycin resistance protein/dioxygenase (similar to AA sequence:cyanobase_aa:Npun_F4974), whose amino-acid sequence MQYSYTILYVREVAQAVEFYENALGLKQRFIHESGQYAEMQTETTTLAFAAIDLAKSNLPQGFQETNLSDLPTGVEIGFVTEDVPAVFENAVKAGATIVVEPKVKPWGQTVAYVRDLDGVLVSINSPMG is encoded by the coding sequence ATGCAGTATTCCTACACGATTCTCTACGTTAGAGAAGTTGCTCAAGCCGTTGAATTCTATGAAAATGCTCTCGGATTAAAGCAGCGGTTTATTCACGAAAGCGGACAATATGCAGAAATGCAGACTGAAACAACGACGCTTGCTTTTGCTGCGATCGACCTTGCAAAATCCAATCTTCCCCAAGGCTTTCAGGAAACCAACTTATCAGATTTACCCACTGGAGTCGAAATTGGGTTTGTCACCGAAGATGTTCCAGCAGTATTTGAGAATGCAGTCAAAGCGGGAGCTACGATCGTCGTCGAACCGAAAGTGAAACCTTGGGGGCAGACTGTTGCGTATGTTCGTGATTTAGATGGTGTGCTGGTTTCGATTAACAGTCCGATGGGGTGA
- a CDS encoding phage shock protein A, PspA (similar to AA sequence:cyanobase_aa:LBDG_21660) yields the protein MGLFDRIWRAIRANLNHLIGELEDPEKILEQTVIDMQDDLIRLRQAVAQAIATQKRTERQATQARSSSEEWYRRAQLALSKGDENLAREALARRKSYVETANAMESQLEQQSSVVKQLKQNMLKLEGKISEAKTKKDMYIARARSAKASEQLNEMLNRVGTGSAMSAFERMEDKVLQLEARSEAMAELGGDDLEKRFEALGQGDDLDAELAAMKDQISGKLPPATPQIDPELEKLRSEIRGS from the coding sequence ATGGGACTGTTTGACCGAATTTGGCGGGCGATTCGTGCGAATCTCAATCACCTTATTGGAGAGTTGGAAGACCCAGAAAAAATTCTGGAACAGACTGTCATCGACATGCAGGATGATTTGATTCGGCTGCGGCAAGCGGTGGCTCAAGCGATCGCTACTCAAAAGCGAACGGAACGTCAAGCAACTCAAGCTCGATCGAGTTCTGAAGAATGGTATCGTCGCGCTCAGTTGGCATTATCCAAAGGCGACGAGAATTTGGCACGTGAAGCGCTTGCCCGTCGAAAGAGCTATGTCGAAACCGCGAATGCGATGGAATCCCAATTAGAGCAGCAAAGTTCTGTGGTGAAACAACTGAAGCAGAACATGTTGAAGCTCGAAGGCAAGATTTCAGAAGCCAAGACCAAGAAAGATATGTACATTGCACGAGCACGATCGGCAAAAGCCTCTGAACAACTCAATGAAATGCTCAATCGAGTGGGAACGGGAAGCGCGATGAGTGCGTTTGAGCGAATGGAAGACAAAGTATTGCAATTAGAAGCGCGATCGGAAGCAATGGCGGAATTAGGTGGCGATGATCTAGAAAAGCGGTTTGAAGCACTGGGACAAGGCGATGATCTGGATGCAGAACTGGCAGCAATGAAAGATCAAATTAGTGGAAAATTACCGCCTGCGACTCCGCAAATCGATCCAGAGTTGGAGAAACTGCGATCGGAAATTCGGGGTTCTTAG
- a CDS encoding DNA modification methyltransferase related protein (similar to AA sequence:cyanobase_aa:MAE51210), with translation MPNCSRFLLEMMTSVAKLHEFVSFSKTHLKGNERKEAQSFLNAFFQAFGYENAIAAGAEFEQGVAKGSAKGNKGAADLVWSHRLLVEMKSRGENLANHYSQLERYWMRLTPKPQYSILCNFDEFWIYDFHNQVDTPVDVIKLDELVHRSSAFNFMGKANHTPIFRNNQVEITERNARLIGELYQTLLKRGKQQGFSEFNEEAIQRFILQCVLAMFAEDRELLPKDLFVSCVQDCIDQKGNSYDILGGLFQAMNQKGVTPQGRYKGVEYFNGGLFAEICPIALEAHELELLQHCASQRWDQVRPSIFGSIFTSAIDAKYRHAHGMHYTSEADIRQIVIPTISEDWEAQIEGANTLKQIQALHRKLQTYRVLDPACGSGNFLYVAYQELKRVEKRLLDRTSEMGGSTQLQIGGLVSPNQFFGMDTNLFAVQLARVTMMIARKIAIDTFKLTESALPLDTLDHNIVCQDALFSEWTKADAIIGNPPFLGGKKIKSELGQDYAEKLYKQFPDVKGQPDYCVFWFRKAADLIDENGRVGFVGTNSIAQNTSRVASLDYVVEKGGQIHNAISTQPWSGEANVHVSMVNWARKSPQKYVLDKAEVDFISTSLKCELSVISAFQLGANKQISFQACELGSKGFIVSETQAKCWISQDLKNVQVLKPMVDGRSLVNPLEPLDWVVDFADMDIEEASEYTLPFLWIKQKVKPEREHNSSKSVRENWWRFRRISPVLRQKISGLSCYFATPKVSKYVIFQPVSTTNLPCEANMVIASEDFYVLGILTSIVHRTWVKAQSSTLEDRTRYTNTTCFETFPFPQTVTRSLIQEIRGTMQDLHEYRSDLMNRRGWGITKLYNDYFHEPSSRLCKLHQLLDKLVLQAYQFTPNDQLLDRLLTLNLELAEKEKNGEPVIGASAPVGDQSREMCDRILIKTRS, from the coding sequence ATGCCGAACTGCTCCCGGTTCTTGTTAGAAATGATGACTTCAGTTGCGAAATTACATGAGTTTGTATCTTTCTCGAAAACGCATCTTAAAGGCAATGAAAGGAAAGAAGCTCAGAGCTTTTTGAATGCGTTTTTTCAGGCGTTTGGATATGAGAATGCGATCGCGGCAGGCGCAGAGTTTGAACAGGGAGTCGCGAAGGGGAGCGCTAAAGGGAATAAAGGCGCAGCAGATTTAGTCTGGAGTCATCGATTACTGGTGGAAATGAAGTCTCGTGGGGAAAATCTCGCGAATCATTACAGCCAGCTTGAACGATATTGGATGCGATTGACTCCGAAACCTCAGTATTCAATTCTTTGTAACTTTGATGAGTTCTGGATTTACGATTTTCATAATCAGGTGGATACGCCTGTTGATGTGATCAAACTTGATGAATTGGTGCATCGATCGAGCGCGTTTAATTTCATGGGAAAGGCGAATCATACGCCGATCTTTCGGAATAACCAAGTCGAAATTACAGAACGAAATGCGCGGCTGATTGGTGAACTCTATCAAACACTTTTGAAACGGGGAAAACAACAGGGATTTTCTGAGTTTAATGAAGAGGCAATTCAGCGATTTATTTTGCAGTGTGTATTGGCAATGTTTGCGGAGGATCGTGAATTATTGCCCAAGGATTTGTTTGTGTCTTGTGTGCAGGATTGTATTGATCAGAAAGGCAATTCTTATGATATTTTAGGCGGGCTGTTTCAGGCGATGAATCAGAAAGGAGTCACACCTCAAGGACGATACAAAGGGGTTGAATATTTTAATGGCGGATTGTTTGCTGAAATTTGCCCGATCGCATTAGAAGCGCATGAGTTGGAATTGTTGCAGCATTGTGCTTCTCAGCGGTGGGATCAGGTGCGACCGTCGATTTTTGGCAGCATTTTTACTTCTGCGATCGATGCAAAATATCGTCATGCTCATGGGATGCACTATACGTCTGAGGCGGATATTCGACAGATTGTGATTCCGACGATTAGCGAAGATTGGGAGGCTCAGATTGAAGGAGCGAATACGCTGAAACAGATACAGGCATTGCATCGGAAGTTACAGACGTATCGGGTGTTAGATCCGGCTTGTGGGTCTGGAAATTTTCTCTATGTGGCGTATCAGGAATTGAAGCGGGTTGAAAAACGATTGCTCGATCGAACTTCTGAAATGGGCGGTTCGACGCAGCTTCAAATTGGCGGATTGGTGAGTCCGAATCAGTTTTTTGGCATGGATACGAATCTGTTTGCGGTGCAGTTGGCGCGGGTCACGATGATGATTGCGCGGAAGATTGCGATCGATACGTTCAAATTAACCGAATCTGCGTTGCCGTTGGATACGTTGGATCACAATATTGTGTGTCAGGATGCGCTGTTTTCGGAGTGGACAAAGGCAGATGCCATTATTGGAAATCCGCCGTTTTTGGGTGGAAAAAAGATTAAGTCTGAACTTGGACAAGATTATGCAGAGAAGCTTTATAAACAGTTTCCCGATGTAAAAGGACAGCCTGATTATTGCGTATTTTGGTTTAGGAAAGCGGCGGATTTAATTGATGAAAATGGACGAGTTGGATTCGTTGGAACAAACTCGATCGCTCAAAATACCAGTCGAGTTGCCAGCTTAGATTATGTTGTTGAAAAAGGTGGGCAGATTCATAACGCAATCTCAACACAGCCTTGGTCGGGCGAAGCGAATGTTCACGTTAGTATGGTGAATTGGGCGAGAAAGTCACCGCAAAAATATGTGCTTGATAAAGCAGAAGTCGATTTTATTTCTACCTCATTGAAGTGCGAATTGTCTGTTATCTCTGCTTTTCAACTAGGAGCTAACAAGCAAATTTCATTTCAAGCATGTGAATTGGGTAGTAAAGGATTCATCGTGTCAGAAACTCAGGCAAAATGTTGGATTAGCCAAGACCTAAAGAATGTTCAGGTTTTGAAACCAATGGTTGATGGTAGAAGTCTTGTCAATCCTCTAGAGCCTTTAGATTGGGTTGTTGATTTTGCTGATATGGATATTGAGGAAGCAAGTGAATATACATTGCCCTTTCTATGGATTAAGCAGAAAGTTAAGCCTGAACGCGAACATAATAGTAGTAAATCTGTTAGAGAAAACTGGTGGCGTTTTCGTCGAATTAGTCCTGTTCTGCGTCAAAAAATCAGCGGTCTATCGTGTTATTTTGCGACTCCTAAAGTATCAAAATATGTCATCTTTCAGCCAGTTTCTACGACTAATCTTCCGTGTGAAGCAAATATGGTGATTGCATCTGAAGATTTCTATGTTCTTGGAATTCTCACTTCAATTGTTCATCGCACCTGGGTGAAAGCGCAAAGTTCAACATTAGAAGATCGCACTCGTTATACGAACACGACCTGTTTTGAAACCTTTCCATTTCCTCAGACGGTGACTCGATCGCTAATCCAAGAAATTCGCGGCACGATGCAAGACCTCCACGAATACCGATCGGATCTGATGAATCGTCGCGGCTGGGGCATCACCAAACTCTATAACGACTACTTCCACGAACCCTCAAGTCGCCTCTGCAAACTCCACCAACTGCTAGATAAACTCGTCCTGCAAGCCTACCAATTCACACCGAACGATCAGTTACTCGATCGACTTCTGACGCTCAATCTCGAACTCGCGGAGAAAGAGAAAAACGGCGAACCTGTGATCGGGGCATCTGCTCCTGTGGGCGATCAGAGTCGGGAAATGTGCGATCGTATCTTGATCAAAACGCGCTCTTAG
- a CDS encoding hypothetical protein (hypothetical protein MC7420_3217;~similar to AA sequence:cyanobase_aa:LBDG_55020): MPTLYTEIEIRAARSQVWQILIAKERWKYWNTFLYDCDSSLPFVEGRDVALSLLRNPGEEEVQFRPIVTLVQPNYCLKWLSTIPGLQNEHVLELQDIGVNQTRFSYRQNFSGTLARFLLPFIRRDERRGIQRMAWELKQYAEKINR; the protein is encoded by the coding sequence ATGCCAACGTTATATACAGAAATTGAAATTCGAGCCGCTCGATCGCAGGTCTGGCAAATCCTGATTGCGAAGGAGCGCTGGAAATATTGGAATACTTTCTTATACGATTGTGATTCGTCTCTGCCGTTTGTGGAAGGTCGCGACGTGGCACTTTCTTTGCTGCGAAATCCAGGCGAGGAAGAAGTTCAATTTCGCCCGATCGTGACTTTAGTGCAGCCAAATTATTGTCTCAAATGGCTGTCTACCATTCCTGGTTTGCAGAATGAACATGTGTTAGAGCTTCAAGATATTGGAGTGAATCAAACCCGATTCTCGTATCGACAGAATTTTTCTGGAACGCTGGCTCGATTTCTGCTTCCATTCATCCGACGAGATGAGCGCAGAGGCATTCAACGGATGGCTTGGGAATTAAAGCAATATGCGGAAAAAATTAATCGCTGA
- a CDS encoding cell wall hydrolase/autolysin (similar to AA sequence:cyanobase_aa:LBDG_08700), producing MGRIFISAGHGSRVNGITDPGAVVAGTTEAREMILTRDLVVTELRSRGVEVLSVPDNLNATQAISWINSRARPDDVALEIRADAFTNPGVRGATVYFIANNDQRRRNAEQLLLALIRRVPQLPSRGARPDTDTGLGSLPFTRQIVCGSLLMTVGFLTNPDDRFIIQNQRRDVALGIADGLVAWVRGTALPPDPNSIVYPEINISINGQVYGEKGILVNGNAYIPIDLTDRLGLDLSREPNIRRLNYRQVVFVKAVDLRDFTIGVGWDAKTRTVILRSILKVCPGALDRLMGNGNTTSVQLIMFLKSNNEAALSQFPQIADLYRQEGSIEGINYDIAFSQMLLETNYLRFGGEIKATQNNFAGLGDVGGGPQGASFPNAQIGVRAHIQLLKAYASTEPLVQEVVAPRFRFVTRGIAPLVDQLSGRWSADPQYGAKITAILRRYYEMVQIL from the coding sequence ATGGGACGTATCTTTATCTCTGCTGGACATGGAAGTCGTGTCAATGGAATCACCGATCCGGGGGCGGTTGTTGCCGGAACCACCGAAGCGAGAGAGATGATTCTCACCCGCGATCTCGTCGTCACTGAACTACGATCGAGGGGGGTTGAAGTCCTATCAGTGCCCGATAATCTCAATGCGACTCAAGCGATTAGTTGGATCAATTCCCGCGCTCGTCCCGATGATGTCGCTTTAGAAATTCGAGCCGATGCGTTTACAAATCCTGGAGTCAGAGGCGCAACCGTCTACTTTATTGCCAATAACGATCAGCGTCGTCGCAATGCAGAACAGTTATTGCTGGCTCTGATTCGTCGCGTTCCCCAGTTGCCAAGTCGAGGAGCCAGACCGGATACGGATACTGGATTGGGGAGTTTACCGTTTACACGCCAAATTGTTTGCGGATCGCTCTTGATGACGGTGGGATTTTTAACCAATCCAGACGATCGCTTTATTATTCAAAATCAGCGTCGAGATGTCGCTCTTGGAATTGCAGATGGTTTAGTCGCTTGGGTGCGGGGAACTGCATTACCGCCCGATCCGAACTCGATCGTCTATCCCGAAATCAACATCAGCATCAATGGACAAGTCTATGGCGAGAAAGGGATTCTGGTAAATGGAAATGCTTATATTCCGATCGATTTAACCGATCGTTTAGGACTTGATCTATCCAGGGAGCCGAATATTCGCCGCTTGAATTATCGCCAAGTCGTATTTGTGAAAGCAGTCGATTTGAGAGACTTTACGATCGGGGTCGGTTGGGACGCTAAAACGCGAACTGTGATACTCCGCTCAATCTTAAAGGTCTGTCCTGGAGCGCTCGATCGGCTTATGGGCAATGGCAATACTACCTCTGTCCAGTTGATCATGTTCCTCAAGAGCAATAACGAAGCAGCCTTATCCCAGTTTCCGCAGATTGCAGATTTGTATCGACAAGAAGGCTCGATCGAAGGCATCAATTACGATATTGCTTTCAGCCAAATGCTGCTCGAAACGAACTATCTGAGATTTGGTGGAGAAATTAAAGCAACACAGAACAATTTTGCTGGATTAGGGGATGTCGGCGGTGGACCTCAAGGCGCAAGTTTTCCGAATGCTCAGATTGGAGTGAGAGCGCACATTCAATTACTCAAAGCGTATGCCAGTACAGAACCCTTAGTGCAAGAAGTGGTCGCCCCTCGATTTCGATTTGTGACACGGGGAATTGCGCCGCTGGTCGATCAACTCAGTGGGCGATGGTCAGCCGATCCGCAATATGGGGCGAAGATTACGGCAATTCTGCGGCGTTATTACGAAATGGTGCAGATTTTGTAG